A DNA window from Syngnathus typhle isolate RoL2023-S1 ecotype Sweden linkage group LG2, RoL_Styp_1.0, whole genome shotgun sequence contains the following coding sequences:
- the LOC133146746 gene encoding probable G-protein coupled receptor 34: protein MKLVHLEDTNQATSKMNSSISSSTTILVNTVFAYNSLFSLPATSPPTTTTFSSVATPKPTSCSLDDSALRLPLAVVYSLLFLLGLVGNLFALWVFIFVHSSHNSLRVFLINCAVADLVLLACLPFRIIYHIIGNRWLLGHVACKLVGNLFYMNMYISIMILGFISLDRYLRLRGKGRVRKGLGARLCGCGLPCSWVACGALWGLSLAALVPMIAMAEDKEENDKCFQFKHRRLASGKAYFNILLVAMFWFVFIMLVVCYAKITYQLMKVSRDKPELPNARRYGYTAKKSFFVLFLFTLCFGPYHIFRPVYIFAQLNATVTCEYLRVVDHINEVMLLLSAFNSCLDPVMYFVLSGSVRKTVIHALGNRLGNRLFFQNETPFYSSTTESRRPSALALPRTVD, encoded by the exons ATG AAACTGGTCCACCTCGAGGACACCAACCAAGCAACAAGCAAAATGAACAGCTCCATATCCTCATCAACGACTATATTGgtcaatactgtttttgcttaCAATTCTCTGTTCTCACTCCCAGCTACATCTCCTCCAACAACCACTACTTTCTCCTCTGTGGCCACTCCGAAACCAACTAGTTGTTCATTAGATGACTCGGCTCTCCGTCTGCCACTGGCTGTTGTCTATTCCTTGTTGTTCCTCCTTGGCTTAGTGGGTAACCTCTTTGCCTTGTGGGTCTTCATTTTTGTTCACTCCAGCCATAACTCTTTGCGTGTGTTTCTTATCAACTGCGCGGTGGCAGACCTGGTCCTTCTGGCATGTCTTCCCTTCCGAATCATCTACCACATTATTGGGAACCGCTGGCTACTGGGACATGTGGCCTGCAAGCTGGTGGGGAATCTATTCTACATGAACATGTACATAAGCATCATGATACTGGGGTTTATCAGCCTAGATCGCTACTTGAGGCTCAGAGGGAAGGGCAGAGTGCGAAAAGGCTTGGGGGCACGACTCTGCGGATGTGGTTTGCCGTGTAGTTGGGTGGCATGTGGGGCACTGTGGGGCCTGTCTCTGGCAGCATTGGTTCCCATGATTGCCATGGCGGAGGACAAAGAGGAAAACGACAAATGCTTCCAATTCAAGCATCGAAGGCTTGCCAGTGGAAAAGCTTACTTTAACATTTTACTGGTGGCAATGTTTTGGTTTGTCTTCATCATGCTCGTGGTGTGCTATGCCAAGATCACCTACCAGTTAATGAAAGTGTCAAGGGACAAGCCAGAACTTCCCAATGCACGAAGATATGGATATACAGCAAAGAAATCCTTCTTTGTCCTTTTCCTGTTCACCCTTTGCTTTGGTCCCTACCACATCTTTCGGCCCGTCTACATATTCGCGCAGCTAAATGCGACAGTGACTTGTGAATACTTGCGTGTGGTGGATCACATCAATGAGGTCATGCTGTTATTGTCTGCCTTTAATAGCTGTTTGGATCCtgttatgtattttgttttgtctggCTCGGTGCGCAAAACTGTCATCCATGCACTTGGAAACAGACTTGGCAATCGACTTTTCTTTCAAAATGAAACCCCATTCTACAGCTCCACAACAGAGTCCCGAAGGCCTTCAGCCTTAGCTTTACCAAGAACTGTGGACTGA